The DNA region tttgccCTGCAGCTTGTCAATATGCTCGGTAAGGTCTGGTCGGTCAAAGTCATGATGCAGCCTCGCCTTGATCTCCAGCACCTCCGTGGAGATGCCACAGAAGGCCTGTGTTATCTCGTGGACCAGCTGCCTGTAGTGGTCAAAGTCATATTGAGGCCCTGTCCTCAAGTAGGCCTCGTGACCTCTGGAAGGAAGCCAGCAGCCAAAACagcaacaagaagaagaagcaaaaagacaacacaagctGAAGTGAATTTTGAAGGAAAGTTAAGATTACATGttaacaggaaacaacatgtgAGCGTACGGGAGCTTAGTTAAATGTATTTACTTATTCATAGTTTAGTAGGTCtaaaaaatatacaaactcACTCTTCAAAGAGTCGATAGGTCTCTACCCGCTCAGACTGAAGGTGATAAAATCTCTGGATCAGACCTTTAAAGTCTGTAGGGATCTGCAGTGAGGGAGTGACATTTAATTAACAAAGAGGGTGATTTATTTCAGCATTGAGAGGACTGACACAATAGAAATTCACATAATCTACATTGAAAACTATTATAATTAAACATTACTTCATGACACCCCTTTAGTTAAAAAGGGTAAACACTTTTGATGTATCTGTATCCATATGATTACAAATGTATTATGTTTTGGCCTCTGAGtaagcttttaaaaacagtgataaactaacaaaaaaaatctataataTTGTTTACTTGAAATAGTAAGTTATACTTTACTTGATagccttattttttttttgagttttgaATCAAATAAAGTCTCGTTACTTGGCTCATTTGCTTTACTAATAATTATATGACGAAATAAAAAGCAgcacaacaactacagcaacacTATCACGGTTAGCATTAGCCGGTCTTAGCTCAGTACGGCACATGTGGAAGTTTTGGTTTCAAGCTTCCAACATAAACTGCGGCATGAACATCAGATACTCACCATGGTAACCTCCTCTGAAATACTGTCGCTCAGTTTCTATAGTTTATAACAGTGACATGTTTGAATGGTCTGCTCAGGACGCTGTTTCTCGTGTGTTTATGTGAATCAGCAAACAGTCTTCCCTGTTCGCCGGATGTGACGAAGTGCGCAGttcatgttttcaaaataaaagcgctGATATAGAGATCGTGATAGGGATATTATCTATTATTATAGAAACCCGAGTAGGCTAACGaatacaaaacaaatttaaacaaGACATTAAAAATGTTGCTCAAAATCTTAACTCTTTTAATTatacattttgaatgtttgtagcccgctaaaaaaaaaaaagatagaatagaatagaatagaatagatgtttattgccatttgcacaggtacaggacagtacaggtacattggaatttttgtgcatttctccctgagtcagttcTACAAATAAGTTAAAAGTAGCCAATGTATAAAATAGGATagcaatataaaaaaagagtagaaaaaaaaagttgtagtaacatctaaaaaaataaactgtacagacgCTATACACTCTATtgaagcaaagatataatacaaaaaattacaaagggaaacactgtacaatgaaactaaaatataaatatgttttcttgtcccTCAAATTACGTACATCTCTTACATCtgttattgcacctgaggttattgcacacacattttcttacattatataattgcactggttttttttgtttataaggttaatattgcacacttgtatTGCACTGTGAGGTGGTCAGCTGTCCATTTAGTCTGTGAGGTGAAGTACTTCCTTCCCACCTTAATGTCCTGTGCTATAGTCTCACAGCAGCAGGGAAAAAGCTGTTGTGGTAGCGGGCCTTGTGGGTGGAGATGCTCTCTGGCCTGTGGTGTCGCAGGTTATAATGCAGGTGATTGATGCAGGCTTAAAAGGCTTTGTTTGTTGCTATTCAAAAATGATAAGGTGGAGTGTAAGGAAGTTTAAAGGCAGTCAAGTtgcaaaaaaagtaacaaaagaaAGCTGCATATTTTGTGAAATCAATATGGCTCATCCggtactgtaaaaaaaacctatACAGTATGAAATTAAGATACagtttcaaatatttatcatttatcattcCAATCCAACAATTAAACGGTCtaagttaaatattttttttatcataatttGATATTCATAATATGTacaaggagagaaaagacacaGAAGGCtaacctgtgtgtttgtgtgtgtgtgtgtgtgtgtgtgtgtgtgtgtttgcttggtGCATGAACACCTTCTTAGGAGAAGAATGCAAGCACTTAGTTCATTTTTATTGCAATAACTTGTGTTGCTGACAGATATAGGTTCTTTGTCCTGCTACAGGCCAGTCCTTAGAGTGTGATTATGATAAGGGGATATTAACAGGATAAACTGCTGACTTAATATTGTCATTAGAGATCGCTGGATAATCACTttcttgttctttcttttattcaatCTTAAACTTTTGTAATTTGTGGAGGGATATCATAGAGGTAGGCTACATGGAACAGTCTATGGGAGACATtgaaaggttttattttgaaagcgtCGTAGAGCAACTGACAGCAGACTGCAACGACCAATCAAATGTTTCTACTGTACATAGCCTACAATTAGCGACGCCTTTTTTTCTAATTAGTTACTGAAGGTGAATgttaaaatatatgtaaaatGCTAAATCGACTGACGTGATGTTTTATAAGTAGGCTATACGACTTTACCATACGATTATTTCCCCCAAAATACTCTTAGATGTAGCAAAGGGTGGTGAGTCCCATTGAAACATTTGGTGCTTAACTGGAGCTTGTAAGATTATGTTTATGCTGTTTGAAAGTATCATCTCAACATGGAGGAAAGAGGTCGTCAAGCTACTACTGTGCTGACGCGGGCACTCCTACGCCTTAAGTCGCCCTCTGCCGCTCATTGGTCCATTCAGCATCTTCAGCACCACGCAGCTGAACAGCGACACTCAGCCATGCAGCCTTCATCCGAGGAGGATGCCGAGCGGCATACGCTGCCCTACACGGCTACTGTCACActgtttatttgacattttttctgCCTTATTGCCCTTATATCATTAGTCTATAACAGATGTTGACAGTCGCTTTATTTGCAGCTCATTCtctacctcctcttcatcagaaACGACCCGCTTGTGTCGTCTAACCCTGCAGGGGGAAGCCGTTTTTCCCGTCAGAGATGCACCCGTGTTTGGTTGGTTTCTCCGGGTTTCCATCACGTCGAGTCGGTAGGAATGACGGACTGTAACGTCGCCCGTCAAGTTACTAGCAGCAGCATCGTCTCATGTACGACAGTACCGCATCGACGAGTCTCAACGCCCGACCACAGGGTCCCCCTGCCGGCGCCCCGGTGTCCGCCGGTCCCCCGACGCCTCTTATGACATGACAGCTCGgggaaggaagaagaggatcaAAGGTTACGGGCTTGGGTCCGAGCAGGAGCGAAGACGGGTCGGATCCTTGAGGAAGGGGCACAAGGAAACCCTGCACTGTTTGAGGATCACACCTGCATCAAAGATTCATGTGATACTTTTTTAATCCATGCAGGTTGTTTTCTCTTGGGAGATGAGAGTGCGGGGTTAGTCCCAGACCAGCGCCCGTGGAGCTGGTGTATGTTGTCCAGGGGGGACACAGGGGGATTGCATCTGGATTATATCATTGGATCCACCTGTCCCCCGCCCTGAAGCCTCTGACTTGGGCCTACAGAGTGGTAGCAACCACCTTTGCCTTACAGTTTACTCTGATGCACGGCCTCAtagttctggttctggtccagTCCCGGTCAGCAGCGCTGCTTCACAGGCCCGTAAGGCTTACTTGGCTGCTCCTGACCATCACCTTCACCTGCACCGCCATGGGCTGCATCCAGAGCATAGCCTGTAACAAGTCCCGGATCAAAAGAGAGAACATCGTGGTGTATGACCTGTCAGCCACCATAGACCATTGCTCTACTGTCATCGAGGAGAACTCGCCGATAGTGTTGCGATACAAGACGCCCTATTTTAAAGCCTCCGCGCGGATTGTGATGCCCCCTATCCCGCGCAATGAGACCTGGGTGGTTGGCTGGATCCAGGCGTGTACACAGATGGAATTTTACAACACCTACGGAGACGTCGGCATGTGAGTTCACACCTCTCTCACCTATGTCCCCATAACACCCCTGTGACGTgtgcagacataaaaaaaaagtgcatgctTGTCCACCCTTGTGCACCACACTGAGCTGCACAAGAGGAGCATTTGTGCACGCAGCAGGTTAACTGTGCTTGTCAGCCTGCTTCATTCAGACGCCCACTGGCAGATTCTGTTCCTGTGACTTTGGCACCTATATGGAAAAACTGCTATTAAGGGAGCTAAACAACAGTTGATACACTCACAGTCAACAGAGACATGTCCTCCCCCTACTCCCCCACACCCCCACATCACACACATTATCTGGAGGGCATATGTGAGGGGGTGTTTAATCCGCCTGGGTTTATAGCAAATGAGTGGGTGTAGGGGTGAGAGGATGGGATAGTGTGGTGTGGCATCAGATTGGGTTTAAAGGCACAACATGGACGAGGGCCACCAGATGACAAAAACTGCTGGGCACAACAAAGAGATGATGATAATCCTCTGCTGACACACTGAACCACTAGATATCATTTTCAGGCGGCTGTTGTGGTCTCACTGTAAGCTTGGAGATAAATTATATAGCCTATCCCGTTAGCCTACTTCTTACACCCTGTTCTTTTAAATGACAATTCAtagatttttaaacacatttttaaacaattctCTATCTAAATTTCAGAAAACATATAGATAATAAAACACTATGACTGTAGgctcattttgtttgtgttgaccACTGTAGAAATGTTAAGTATGAATGATTCTTCCATTAACGCCTTTAGTCTATAAATACAAATTGAAAAACACCAGCACCTTTTCTTCAAGATGACCTTCATACAAATGATTCCTTAAAAAGGTTAGTTAAAGATAAGTTTCTGCTGACCAGAACTTTCAGAGCCATGGATACTACACTAGAAGAGTAGTCCAGGGAGTGCTGTAAACTACTTCAAGCTTCAGCTACATTGAAAATACTAGTCGGTTAGATCAATTCATTGTTAATCcattcattgtatttttttggttgaaaataaaaaaaagaatggcaCACAGGTACTCATTGTTCCAGGTCTCATTCTGTCTGTCTAACCTCAGGTCGAGCTGGGAGCTTCCTCAGCTCCGAGAAGGCCTGGTGAGGGCCATCAGTGACTCCGACGGTGTGAGCTACCCCTGGTACGGAAACACAACAGAGACCGTCACCATAGTGGGCCCCACCTCCAAGCCATCCCGCTTCATCGTCAGCATGAATGACAATTTTTACCCCAGTGTCACCTGGGCGGTGCCGGTCAGTGAATCCAACACACCCTTGTTGACGAACATTAAAAGAGACCAGAGCTTCACCACCTGGCTGGTGGCTTTAAACACCACGTCCAGGGAAAAGATCCTGCTTCACACCATCAAGTGGAGGATGAGGGTCGATATCTCTGTGGATCCGTCCCTGCCTCTGGGCTCCAGGGCCAGGCTGGTGGGGCGGGTGCACCAGGACCAGCCGAGGGTGCTGACCCGCATGGAGCCCATCCCTCCTAATGCAATGGGGAGGCCCAACGCCAATGACGCCCAGGTTCTGATGTGGAGGCCAAGGAGAGGGCCTCCACTTGTTGTCATACCACCCAAGTAGAGCAATGAGAGAATCTGTTTGGTGGTTTACTATTTCTGCAGTGCAAACAAAataatcagaagaaaaaaaatgaaggctgAGACTTAAACTGTCACTGGCATAAATCTTAGTTGCAGTCTTTGGTGTTGAAAATCTTGAGGTGACAATTGCCTTAATTCCAAAACGCTGCCTTTGACGATCTTGAAAGTTTGTTTGTCGCCACTTCTGGTGCTGATGAGCTGTTTGGCCTTCAACTCAACCCAGCACATCTGAGCAAAACTTTGAAAATCTGCCATTAGTGCTGGGATTTAACACAAACTTGTACTGTAGCTACTCAGGCCCAGAAAAAACAGACCCTGTTTAAGAAGGTTCTTCAGCCTTAATGATGACATAATGCTAGCCTGCTCTGTACTGTACAGTAGAGTGATGTGTAAGAGGCTAACAAAGGAGAGGTAGTAGTATTTATGTGTTAAACAGGACAACACTGCTGCACAGTTTATTTGTAAGGGACAAAGATAAGTTTCATATTAGTGgacatgttcaaaaatgatatgAGTGTGAGTTTACAAGCATGTGTGCACctgcttgtgtgttttctacaaTTGAGCCTAAGGGTTGGGTCCTGGCTTGCTGCTTTGTCACACCAGACTGcctcacataaacacatatacaTGTGGCATTATGCTACAAGGAAGGTAAGTTTTAGGATAACCTAAACACTGAAAGATTGTCAACATACATGCATCCTCAGAGCTACTTTACGTTTTACATATCCCAGAAAATGTAGACACATGGATTTGGTGACATGCACACAGTTTATGCATTTAGAAGAATCTTAAAAGAAGCCCTGCACTGGGATTTTTCTTTTAGAATCACAAATGTCCAGTTCATCAAAGCTGCAGAGCTTCTCCATCCCTGCCTTTTGAAAGCCATGATGCCTGTGTTGATGAcagcctttaaaacaattttgtCTATACCATGTCCAATGTAACCAGATCTATTGGGTAAAGAAACAAGAATGGTACTGTACAGATCATGAAATTAGTCAGCTTTCATTTGCAAGCAGAGCTTGCAGATTGTAGTAAAAGGGAATTGTATTAATGTGACAAGACTTAAAGAATCAGGTTGTGTGAAGTACAAAAACTTACCTCTTGCAGCATGTAGCCATGCAGATTTTTGGGACTTTATTTGTTGAAGATTTGAGTTGTGTGTCAGTGAAATTTCTGTCTCCCAAACAATACAGTTGAGATGAATTAACTTTTAACACTAGTTACTCTTTTCACTCTAAAACTGCATTTTAacaacacatcaacaagacAGAGAATGGTTTAAACATATTGTTAACTTGTCATTGTCAACAATGCTAACACCCTCATGTTTGGTTTATTATCCATATATGCTCATATGGATGCATGCTATCAGTTATGAGCACATAAGATAATGCAGATGACACTGATGGGAATCTGCATGTTTGCAGTCTTAAACCAAAGCATTTGACagtgacatactgtatatctttgGGCAACCTTAAGGTTGGGAAAGGAAAAATGTTAGGATGCTGAGCATACATTTAGGGTAACTGACAAATCCTTATTATTTTCCTGCTCCTTGACTAAATGGCACTGAGTGAAACCCCAAGTTTTAAACAGAACAGATACTTTAAAAGCCTGTGGTGAGACAACAGCTAACATAAGCatttaaacttgtatttttcaGCCACTTCTTGGCTAACAGTTCCATTATTTGATAAGATTACATTATGGTAGTTACTCGATAAAATTGTAAAGGCCTTAAGTTACTAGCTAATATGTTAGTCAGGGATATACTGCATGGCTCATGCAAATTTAGCTAGGAACTTACTTCAGAAGTAATGTACAAAGAGCTAGGAAATTTCCTAATGCTAGCGTTAGCTGTTGCTCAATGGTAGCTAATGGGTTAAAATAGGTTGTTTGATGCTAAAATATGGCCCCATATCCATTAATTGTAATAGTCTTTCAGTAACCGAACAACCAAGAAGAAATTGTAACAACTTTGTGATAAGGTAACGACTTTTCTAACATTCACATAACTTAAAACTTGGGAGCAGTTCAGTACAACATTATAGCAGCATCTGAGCTACAGGCCCTGAGAGAGACATCAGGGGAAATGGACACTATTTGAATATGGTGAA from Labrus bergylta chromosome 6, fLabBer1.1, whole genome shotgun sequence includes:
- the rex1bd gene encoding required for excision 1-B domain-containing protein; the encoded protein is MIPTDFKGLIQRFYHLQSERVETYRLFEEGHEAYLRTGPQYDFDHYRQLVHEITQAFCGISTEVLEIKARLHHDFDRPDLTEHIDKLQGKEKEKLDLTAKLQLARQRAQDHPEEEDCQEKIQEIKHEIIKNKEALSEIMQDFKYDSEECD
- the fam78bb gene encoding protein FAM78B — protein: MHGLIVLVLVQSRSAALLHRPVRLTWLLLTITFTCTAMGCIQSIACNKSRIKRENIVVYDLSATIDHCSTVIEENSPIVLRYKTPYFKASARIVMPPIPRNETWVVGWIQACTQMEFYNTYGDVGMSSWELPQLREGLVRAISDSDGVSYPWYGNTTETVTIVGPTSKPSRFIVSMNDNFYPSVTWAVPVSESNTPLLTNIKRDQSFTTWLVALNTTSREKILLHTIKWRMRVDISVDPSLPLGSRARLVGRVHQDQPRVLTRMEPIPPNAMGRPNANDAQVLMWRPRRGPPLVVIPPK